Proteins encoded by one window of Streptomyces sp. ALI-76-A:
- a CDS encoding LppP/LprE family lipoprotein, with protein MRSPATAAVLCLTLVTACGASEDKAQPESSPSVSLWGTAGPPAGKPPKGGTEPFDADRAVLRIKRLGYTADTKAGTLKNLRGPFRAIHAHCSGSVDGTCVSVFFFYGNEYAGYDVPAAAQSAIVSQDGETVTLSYPRYLPTDPQCCHSGGEREYRARWKDGKVVFSPPLPENPNYPDT; from the coding sequence GTGAGATCCCCGGCAACGGCGGCGGTGCTCTGCCTGACGCTGGTGACGGCGTGCGGAGCGTCGGAGGACAAGGCACAACCGGAGTCGAGCCCGTCCGTCTCCCTGTGGGGTACCGCGGGCCCGCCCGCGGGGAAGCCCCCGAAGGGCGGAACGGAGCCCTTCGACGCGGACCGGGCGGTGCTCCGCATCAAGCGCCTGGGATACACGGCCGACACCAAGGCCGGCACGTTGAAGAACCTCCGTGGACCCTTTCGCGCGATCCACGCCCACTGCTCCGGCAGCGTCGACGGGACATGCGTCTCCGTGTTCTTCTTCTACGGCAACGAGTACGCGGGGTACGACGTGCCCGCGGCCGCCCAATCAGCCATCGTCAGCCAGGACGGAGAGACGGTCACCCTGTCCTACCCCCGTTACCTGCCGACGGATCCGCAGTGCTGTCATTCCGGCGGCGAACGTGAGTACCGGGCGCGCTGGAAGGACGGCAAGGTGGTCTTCTCACCACCCCTGCCCGAGAATCCCAACTACCCGGACACGTGA
- a CDS encoding RICIN domain-containing protein, translating into MSPVQPGAIPGAAPRSRTVTLLSALFALIVAVGTLVLPAAGPAGAISSPSQTMYTPPAGAPAPGALYPRALRLQHNGSANGTMLATFEQYTDSRPVFPVYRSTNNGTSWTKISDVADTQNGWGMRWQPELFELPRAMGGFPAGTILAAGDSVPADRGGSKIDLYASTDRGQTWTFVTNIATGGEAHAENGYTPVWEPFFLVSGNKLIVYYSDQRDPDHGQKIVHQVSTDVRNWGPVVDDVAAPAYSDRPGMPVVTRLPNGNYVMTYEHGGAPEGNFAVYYKVSSDPEAFGTATGRVLRSTDGNVPTSAPFVTWLPTGGPNGTLVVTAHSTGDLFLNTQNGASNAWTRIQSNVAPGYSRGLLPLADGHSLLVTSGGLLRSTGLNSVTYSTIDLGGGISDGATYTASNAGSGLKLTIAGGTATNGTTATQQNSTDATDQQWRFERQSSGFFKVRNVASGKVLGVENQSTANGARVLQWDDNGTLDHEWAVAPHPAGGYTVTNRITGRLLEIPNASTAVGTAAAQWESSGCACQRWNLTQVALPPLGTGQYVLVNKNSGKYLDIPQGSTTAGTAAQQWRNSACACQMFTFQSAGSGVWTVKNVTSNLNLDIRASSSTAGAAVVQNTASSAASQRWTLTDAGDGYYKLRNVNSALVAGVAQSSTTDGAAVVQWNSVDVDDQLWKIVRIN; encoded by the coding sequence ATGTCCCCCGTACAGCCAGGCGCCATACCGGGCGCCGCTCCACGTTCCCGTACCGTCACGCTCCTGTCCGCACTGTTCGCGCTGATCGTCGCGGTGGGGACACTGGTCCTGCCCGCCGCCGGCCCGGCGGGCGCCATCTCCAGCCCCTCGCAGACGATGTACACGCCGCCGGCGGGCGCGCCCGCCCCGGGCGCGCTCTACCCGCGAGCGCTGCGTCTACAGCACAACGGCTCGGCCAACGGCACCATGCTCGCCACCTTCGAGCAGTACACCGACAGCCGCCCCGTCTTCCCGGTCTACCGCAGCACCAACAACGGGACGTCCTGGACGAAGATCTCCGACGTCGCCGACACCCAGAACGGCTGGGGCATGCGCTGGCAGCCCGAGCTGTTCGAACTGCCCAGGGCCATGGGCGGTTTTCCCGCCGGCACCATCCTGGCGGCGGGTGACTCCGTCCCCGCCGACCGGGGAGGCAGCAAGATCGACCTGTACGCCAGCACCGACCGCGGGCAGACGTGGACCTTCGTCACCAACATCGCCACCGGTGGCGAGGCGCACGCCGAGAACGGCTACACCCCCGTCTGGGAACCGTTCTTCCTCGTCTCCGGCAACAAGCTGATCGTCTACTACTCCGACCAGCGCGACCCCGACCACGGCCAGAAGATCGTGCACCAGGTCTCCACGGACGTCCGCAACTGGGGCCCCGTCGTGGACGACGTGGCGGCGCCCGCCTACAGCGACCGGCCCGGCATGCCGGTGGTCACCCGGCTGCCCAACGGCAACTACGTCATGACGTACGAGCACGGCGGTGCCCCGGAAGGGAATTTCGCCGTCTACTACAAGGTCTCCTCCGATCCTGAGGCGTTCGGCACCGCCACCGGCCGGGTGCTGAGGTCGACCGACGGCAACGTTCCCACCAGCGCCCCCTTCGTCACCTGGCTGCCCACCGGCGGCCCGAACGGCACCCTCGTCGTGACCGCCCACAGCACCGGTGACCTGTTCCTCAACACCCAGAACGGAGCCTCGAACGCCTGGACCCGCATCCAGTCCAACGTCGCCCCCGGTTACAGCCGCGGCCTGCTTCCCCTGGCCGACGGCCACAGCCTGCTGGTGACGAGCGGTGGCCTGTTGCGCTCCACCGGTCTGAACTCCGTCACCTACAGCACGATCGACCTGGGTGGTGGGATCTCCGACGGCGCCACCTACACCGCGTCGAACGCGGGCAGCGGCCTGAAGCTCACCATCGCCGGTGGCACCGCGACCAACGGCACCACCGCGACTCAGCAGAACTCCACCGACGCCACTGACCAGCAGTGGCGTTTCGAGCGGCAGTCGTCGGGCTTCTTCAAGGTCCGCAATGTCGCCAGCGGCAAGGTTCTGGGTGTGGAGAACCAGTCCACGGCCAACGGTGCGAGGGTCCTGCAGTGGGACGACAACGGCACCCTCGACCACGAGTGGGCTGTCGCCCCGCACCCCGCCGGGGGCTACACCGTCACCAACCGCATCACGGGCAGACTGCTCGAGATCCCCAACGCCTCCACCGCTGTCGGCACCGCCGCCGCCCAGTGGGAGAGCAGCGGCTGTGCGTGCCAGCGGTGGAACCTGACGCAGGTCGCTCTGCCGCCGCTGGGCACCGGGCAGTACGTCCTGGTCAACAAGAACAGCGGCAAGTATCTCGACATCCCCCAGGGATCGACCACCGCCGGCACCGCCGCCCAGCAGTGGCGCAACTCCGCGTGCGCCTGCCAGATGTTCACCTTCCAGTCCGCCGGCAGCGGAGTCTGGACCGTCAAGAACGTCACCAGCAACCTGAACCTGGACATCCGCGCCTCCTCCAGCACCGCGGGTGCCGCGGTCGTCCAGAACACCGCCTCCAGCGCCGCCTCCCAGAGGTGGACCCTCACCGACGCGGGCGATGGCTACTACAAACTCCGCAACGTGAACAGCGCCCTCGTCGCGGGCGTCGCCCAGTCGTCCACCACCGACGGCGCTGCCGTCGTCCAGTGGAACAGCGTCGACGTGGACGACCAGCTCTGGAAGATCGTCCGCATCAACTGA
- a CDS encoding LacI family DNA-binding transcriptional regulator translates to MTAEAERGVGSPAPRSADVARLAGVSRKTVSRVLNNEPYVSDESRRRVLAAAEELGYRLNHAARALASGRTRSIGVVALGTAGYGTASLLVGIEQAVRDAGYALRVVNTPDGDPRSIAGAVESLLEQGVDGVVVSEPIVEGEVPLGVDVPVLFLGAPPAFAAARTLSVGVGAHQLARAATEHLLDLGHPTVHHLAGPRRWYATKDRIQGWRAALAARDAHEPPVLNGDWSAASGYAAGRELASDSSVTAVFAAGDEMAIGLIHALREAGRQVPEDVSVVGLDGNPVFAYVSPPLTTVRQPFEAASSEGIRLLVHAMERPDTALPPVNDPPVELIVRGSTAPPRSH, encoded by the coding sequence ATGACAGCAGAGGCGGAGCGTGGTGTGGGTTCCCCCGCGCCCCGCAGCGCGGACGTGGCCAGGCTGGCCGGCGTCTCACGCAAGACGGTTTCCCGGGTCCTCAACAACGAGCCCTACGTCTCGGACGAGTCCCGCCGACGCGTCCTGGCGGCGGCCGAAGAGCTCGGCTACCGGCTGAACCATGCCGCCAGGGCGCTGGCCTCGGGACGGACCCGCTCCATCGGTGTGGTCGCCCTGGGCACCGCCGGATACGGAACCGCCTCCCTGCTCGTGGGCATTGAGCAGGCCGTACGGGACGCCGGTTACGCGCTGCGCGTGGTCAACACACCGGACGGCGACCCGAGGAGCATCGCCGGCGCCGTGGAATCACTCCTGGAGCAGGGCGTGGACGGCGTCGTCGTCTCCGAGCCCATCGTCGAAGGAGAGGTCCCGCTCGGTGTCGACGTGCCGGTCCTGTTCCTCGGAGCGCCCCCCGCCTTCGCTGCCGCCCGGACACTGTCCGTCGGCGTGGGCGCCCATCAGCTGGCGCGCGCGGCAACCGAACACCTGCTCGACCTCGGGCATCCCACCGTCCATCACCTCGCCGGGCCGCGGCGGTGGTACGCCACCAAGGACCGCATCCAGGGATGGCGGGCGGCACTGGCGGCCCGTGACGCGCACGAACCGCCGGTTCTGAACGGTGACTGGTCTGCGGCCTCCGGTTACGCAGCGGGCCGTGAGCTGGCCTCGGACAGCTCGGTGACCGCGGTGTTCGCGGCGGGCGACGAGATGGCCATCGGCCTGATCCATGCCCTGCGGGAAGCCGGGCGCCAGGTGCCGGAGGACGTCAGTGTCGTCGGTTTAGACGGCAACCCCGTCTTCGCCTACGTCTCTCCTCCCCTGACCACCGTGCGTCAGCCCTTCGAGGCCGCGTCGAGCGAAGGGATCCGGCTCCTCGTCCACGCCATGGAGCGGCCCGACACCGCTCTGCCGCCGGTGAACGACCCGCCCGTCGAACTGATCGTCCGCGGTTCGACCGCACCTCCGCGCTCCCACTGA
- a CDS encoding ABC transporter substrate-binding protein, translated as MHHSPLGRSMSGTSRRTLLRGLGGAAALGAGIPLLSACAGSSASSDTKTVTVGSNASDAVPKKAYGDVYAAFTKQSGIAVDINTKDHNTFQESINSYLQGTPDDVFQWFAGYRMQFFAAKGLATPIDDVWKTIGGNFPSAMHDLSKGRDGTYYLVPLTTSPWAVFYRKSVFQQYGYEVPTTWDAYVALCKQMKQDGLVPIAFGDKDGWPAMGSFDQINVRLNGYDFHVELMAGKASWTDAKVRKVFDTWAETLPYHQEGAVGRTWQDAAQTLAAKKAGMYMLGMFVAQQFTDKAALDDLDFFAFPEIDPAYGQDTVEAPTDGIMLSKEPKNHAGSVKLLEFLGTAEAEEIYLKADPSLIAASSKADTSGYSALQKKAYEMIGGAKHLTQFMDRDSRPDFTSTVMQPALQNFVRNPKDIDGLLSSIERQKKTIFASG; from the coding sequence ATGCACCATTCACCCCTCGGTCGGTCCATGTCTGGCACCAGCCGCCGCACCCTTCTCCGCGGACTCGGCGGAGCCGCGGCACTGGGTGCCGGCATCCCCCTCCTGAGTGCCTGCGCCGGCAGTTCCGCCTCGTCGGACACCAAGACCGTCACCGTCGGCTCCAACGCGTCCGACGCCGTCCCGAAGAAGGCGTACGGAGACGTCTACGCGGCCTTCACGAAGCAGTCCGGGATCGCGGTCGACATCAACACCAAGGACCACAACACGTTCCAGGAGTCGATCAACTCCTACCTCCAGGGCACGCCGGACGACGTGTTCCAGTGGTTCGCCGGCTACCGGATGCAGTTCTTCGCGGCCAAGGGGCTGGCCACCCCGATCGACGACGTGTGGAAGACGATCGGCGGCAACTTCCCCAGCGCCATGCACGACCTGAGCAAGGGGCGGGACGGCACGTACTACCTGGTGCCGCTGACGACGTCCCCGTGGGCGGTCTTCTACCGCAAGAGCGTCTTCCAGCAGTACGGCTACGAAGTCCCCACCACGTGGGACGCGTACGTCGCCCTGTGCAAGCAGATGAAGCAGGACGGGCTGGTCCCGATCGCCTTCGGCGACAAGGACGGCTGGCCGGCGATGGGCTCCTTCGACCAGATCAACGTCCGCCTCAACGGCTACGACTTCCACGTCGAGCTGATGGCGGGCAAGGCTTCGTGGACCGACGCGAAGGTCCGCAAGGTCTTCGACACCTGGGCCGAGACCCTTCCCTACCACCAGGAGGGCGCGGTCGGCCGTACCTGGCAGGACGCCGCCCAGACGCTGGCGGCGAAAAAGGCCGGCATGTACATGCTCGGCATGTTCGTGGCCCAGCAGTTCACCGACAAGGCGGCCCTGGACGACCTCGACTTCTTCGCCTTCCCCGAGATCGACCCGGCGTACGGGCAGGACACCGTCGAGGCGCCGACCGACGGCATCATGCTCAGCAAGGAGCCCAAGAACCACGCCGGCTCCGTCAAGCTGCTCGAGTTCCTGGGCACGGCCGAGGCCGAGGAGATCTACCTGAAGGCCGACCCGAGCCTGATCGCCGCCTCCTCCAAGGCCGACACCTCCGGCTACAGCGCCCTGCAGAAGAAGGCGTACGAGATGATCGGCGGCGCGAAGCACCTCACGCAGTTCATGGACCGCGACAGCCGGCCGGACTTCACCTCGACCGTAATGCAGCCGGCCCTGCAGAACTTCGTCCGCAACCCCAAGGACATCGACGGTCTGCTGTCCTCGATCGAGCGCCAGAAGAAGACGATCTTCGCGTCCGGCTGA
- a CDS encoding sugar ABC transporter permease, translated as MSSETTTKIPEAATAPPPGTTTPKQRVPRRHRRLLTRRDRLTLGLMAGVPTILHVTLVWVTALASIALAFTSWDGIGFDSIKWVGLDNFTQLFNDNPQFWPAVQHNVIWFVALILIPTPFGLFLAVQLDKRIRFSRVYQTAYFLPVVVSLAVTGFVWQLVYNPDTGLINSLIGANEPGHYIDWIGDPDLNLWAILIAASWRHAGYMMILYLAGLKGVDPALREASSLDGANEWQTFRNVVFPTLRPTNTVVLVVTIIEALRAFDLVFVFNKGAQGTELLSILVTNNIIGESSRIGYGSAIAVVLLVISLVVIIPYLITTFRKERRA; from the coding sequence ATGAGCTCCGAGACGACCACGAAGATCCCGGAGGCGGCCACCGCGCCGCCTCCGGGCACCACGACGCCGAAGCAGCGGGTCCCGCGGCGCCACCGGCGCCTGCTGACCCGCCGCGACCGGCTCACGCTCGGCCTGATGGCCGGCGTGCCGACGATCCTGCACGTGACCCTGGTCTGGGTCACCGCCCTCGCCTCCATCGCCCTGGCCTTCACCAGCTGGGACGGCATCGGCTTCGACTCCATCAAGTGGGTCGGACTCGACAACTTCACCCAACTGTTCAACGACAACCCGCAGTTCTGGCCGGCGGTCCAGCACAACGTCATCTGGTTCGTCGCGCTCATCCTGATCCCGACCCCGTTCGGGCTCTTCCTCGCGGTCCAGCTGGACAAGAGGATCCGCTTCAGCCGGGTCTACCAGACCGCCTACTTCCTGCCGGTCGTCGTGTCGCTGGCGGTCACCGGCTTCGTCTGGCAGCTCGTGTACAACCCCGACACGGGCCTGATCAACAGCCTCATCGGCGCCAACGAGCCCGGCCACTACATCGACTGGATCGGCGACCCGGACCTCAACCTCTGGGCCATCCTCATCGCCGCCTCCTGGCGGCACGCCGGTTACATGATGATCCTCTACCTGGCCGGCCTGAAAGGCGTCGACCCGGCCCTGCGGGAGGCCTCGTCGCTGGACGGCGCCAACGAGTGGCAGACGTTCAGGAACGTCGTCTTCCCGACCCTGCGCCCCACCAACACCGTCGTCCTCGTCGTGACGATCATCGAGGCGCTGCGCGCCTTCGACCTGGTCTTCGTCTTCAACAAGGGCGCCCAGGGCACCGAACTGCTCTCGATCCTGGTCACCAACAACATCATCGGCGAGTCCAGCCGCATCGGGTACGGCTCGGCCATCGCCGTCGTCCTCCTGGTGATCTCGCTCGTCGTGATCATCCCGTACCTGATCACAACCTTCCGCAAGGAGCGGCGCGCATGA
- a CDS encoding carbohydrate ABC transporter permease: protein MSTPTLAAPPKQRTPVRPVRILLHTFLAVTALAWLAPLLWALFAAMRPYAETSDKGYVSWPDELSLDNFTSAFTQSDMLHYFGNTLLIAVPAVLLTLFLSSMVAFYVSRFDFRVNLFLLLVFTAGNLLPQQVIITPLYRLYLLIDLPGITMSGKLYDSALGLVLIHVAFQSGFCAFVLSNYMRSLPHELTEAALVDGASVWRLYWQIVLPLCKPAMAALATLLSIWIYNDFFWAIVLISTGENMPITSALNNLSGQYFTDPNLVAAGALLTAIPTLIVYFALQRQFVSGLTLGANKG from the coding sequence ATGAGCACCCCCACCCTCGCGGCTCCACCGAAGCAGCGCACGCCCGTCCGCCCCGTCCGGATCCTGTTGCACACGTTCCTCGCCGTCACGGCCCTGGCCTGGCTCGCCCCGCTGCTGTGGGCCCTGTTCGCGGCGATGCGCCCGTACGCCGAGACCAGCGACAAGGGCTACGTCTCCTGGCCCGACGAGCTGAGCCTGGACAACTTCACCAGCGCCTTCACCCAGTCGGACATGCTGCACTACTTCGGGAACACGCTGCTGATCGCGGTCCCGGCCGTGCTGCTGACCCTGTTCCTGTCGTCGATGGTCGCCTTCTACGTCAGCCGCTTCGACTTCCGCGTGAACCTGTTCCTGCTCCTGGTCTTCACCGCGGGCAACCTGCTCCCGCAGCAGGTCATCATCACCCCGCTGTACCGGCTCTACCTGCTCATCGACCTGCCCGGCATCACCATGAGCGGCAAGCTGTACGACTCCGCGCTCGGCCTGGTCCTCATCCACGTGGCGTTCCAGTCGGGCTTCTGCGCCTTCGTACTGAGCAACTACATGCGCTCCCTCCCCCACGAGCTGACCGAGGCCGCCCTCGTCGACGGCGCCTCCGTGTGGCGGCTGTACTGGCAGATCGTGCTCCCGCTGTGCAAGCCCGCGATGGCCGCCCTGGCCACGCTGCTGTCCATCTGGATCTACAACGACTTCTTCTGGGCCATCGTGCTGATCTCCACCGGCGAGAACATGCCGATCACCTCCGCCCTGAACAACCTCTCCGGCCAGTACTTCACGGACCCCAACCTGGTCGCGGCCGGCGCCCTGCTCACCGCGATCCCCACGCTGATCGTGTACTTCGCGCTCCAGCGCCAGTTCGTCAGCGGCCTGACCCTGGGTGCCAACAAAGGCTGA